The Salvelinus namaycush isolate Seneca chromosome 28, SaNama_1.0, whole genome shotgun sequence genome contains a region encoding:
- the tmem234 gene encoding transmembrane protein 234 — MVSVVEVLCLLLVAVLWGCTNPFLKRGTEGIEHVKKDNKFLQFLAEVKFLFLNIKYLIPFLLNQSGSLVYYFTLATTDLSLAVPVANSLTFLFTMLTGKLLGEEFGGKRAVGGMVLTMVGITLCIVSSISETESKGQQNGTKVSP; from the exons ATGGTGTCCGTGG TGGAGGTACTATGCCTCCTGCTGGTAGCTGTGCTGTGGGGCTGCACCAACCCATTTCTGAAGAGAGGCACAGAGGGGATTGAACATGTGAAAAAGGATAACAAGTTTCTTCAGTTCCTGGCAGAGGTTAAGTTCCTGTTTTTAAACATCAAG TACCTGATACCATTCCTACTGAATCAGAGTGGGTCCTTGGTGTACTACTTCACTCTTGCCACCACAG ATCTGTCTCTGGCTGTGCCCGTGGCCAACTCCCTCACCTTCCTCTTCACCATGCTCACTGGGAAGCTACTCGGGGAGGAGTTTGGAGGGAAAA GAGCTGTTGGAGGAATGGTCCTCACCATGGTGGGCATCACTCTATGCATAGTGAGCTCCATCAGTGAGACTGAGAGCAAGGGGCAGCAGAATGGCACGAAGGTCTCACCATAG